Proteins encoded in a region of the Flammeovirga yaeyamensis genome:
- a CDS encoding ComEC/Rec2 family competence protein — MTIRQAPFFWINIFFILGILIAEQCTTNHLNNWSVVSIGLWSLFLLLFYIRKYFSPVLLLSFLFCNIILIGFISDKHQKVAIESDTFLVKVLKVKSSKNHYVEGEILHSDQFYSPKVYFYLPKDYLIHTDDQVYIKGSLEVISKPKNYHRARGIFYKLKADQYCLNAQKDLNSWTSRYRRFVQNTFSSSSKGIAMALFCGNKSYLSTSTKDIFYKSGSMHLLALSGMHIGILVVLLHSLLFWFRWLPKKYHIIRWVLTCIGVFIFCMFVQESASIYRASLMLYLSAISLQVRNKINPINVISFTSFVLLLQSPYLLFSLSFQLSFLAVFSLCLFPYWSMIDKWNWVYKTVFSLFLMGILTNLFTFPIVVHHFHYFAVWGMISGILSGILITVMVYIGGLCLLFSQIIDLTLLFDQLFELLLWWLEIFNRLPQISSIQLPSVLAYGLVVCLICFAYGFYQKDRTWNKIGLFFGLCFLSYHFFLFDNS; from the coding sequence ATGACGATTCGACAAGCACCTTTCTTTTGGATTAATATCTTTTTTATACTCGGTATTCTGATTGCTGAACAATGTACTACCAATCATCTCAACAATTGGAGTGTAGTAAGCATTGGACTATGGAGTCTATTTTTGCTGCTCTTTTATATCAGAAAGTATTTCTCTCCTGTACTCCTGCTATCTTTTCTTTTTTGTAATATTATTCTGATCGGATTTATCAGTGATAAACATCAAAAAGTAGCTATAGAAAGTGATACTTTTTTAGTAAAAGTCTTGAAAGTAAAGTCATCAAAGAATCATTATGTCGAAGGAGAAATACTTCATTCAGATCAATTCTATTCTCCAAAAGTCTATTTCTACCTACCCAAAGATTATTTGATACACACCGATGATCAAGTGTATATAAAAGGCAGTCTTGAAGTCATATCAAAACCCAAAAATTATCACCGGGCTAGAGGGATATTTTATAAATTAAAAGCCGATCAATATTGTTTAAATGCCCAAAAGGATCTGAATTCTTGGACATCAAGATATAGACGGTTCGTACAAAATACCTTCAGTTCCTCCTCTAAAGGTATTGCAATGGCTCTTTTTTGTGGAAATAAAAGTTATTTAAGCACCTCTACGAAAGATATTTTCTATAAAAGTGGGAGTATGCACCTATTGGCTTTATCGGGAATGCATATTGGAATATTGGTGGTGCTACTTCACTCATTATTATTCTGGTTTCGATGGTTGCCCAAGAAATACCATATTATTAGATGGGTGCTTACATGTATTGGTGTCTTCATTTTCTGTATGTTCGTTCAAGAAAGTGCTTCTATCTACAGAGCCTCTTTGATGTTGTACCTCAGTGCTATTTCATTACAGGTCAGAAATAAAATAAACCCCATTAACGTTATCTCTTTCACCTCTTTTGTGCTATTACTGCAATCCCCTTATTTACTATTTTCCTTAAGTTTCCAGCTCTCATTTTTAGCCGTATTTAGTTTGTGTTTATTCCCTTATTGGTCGATGATCGATAAATGGAATTGGGTATACAAAACTGTATTTTCACTTTTCTTGATGGGCATTTTGACCAATTTATTCACCTTTCCTATCGTTGTTCATCACTTTCATTACTTTGCGGTTTGGGGAATGATCTCGGGTATCTTATCTGGAATTCTTATTACAGTGATGGTATATATTGGAGGGCTTTGTTTATTGTTTTCTCAAATTATCGACCTCACTCTACTATTTGATCAACTCTTTGAACTCCTGCTATGGTGGCTAGAAATATTTAATCGTTTACCTCAAATTTCTTCTATTCAATTACCCTCTGTCCTAGCGTATGGATTAGTCGTTTGTTTGATTTGTTTTGCTTACGGTTTTTATCAAAAAGACCGGACTTGGAATAAAATAGGACTGTTCTTTGGCCTGTGTTTTCTCTCCTATCATTTTTTCCTATTTGATAATTCATGA
- a CDS encoding ferredoxin--NADP reductase, translated as MNKYTLKVKDVVKETSDAVTIKLKQPLFKKVQFSAGQFISVYNDIDSKKTIRSYSVSSAPHLDATLDITIKRVEGGLVSNYLNDTVKAGDSLEISDAMGTFVLEADNSKTRNIFLWAAGSGISPLFSMLKSILFFEKNSNVYLIYGNRNEDSIIFNEHLNELKSKFEGRLEIIHVLSQPSAEWGGFKGRIDDVMAVNVLNRLTLDNSEHFLCGPEGMMTSVESALKRFKVPASKVYKESFVPVDNAESVNVDLGDEMITLVVDGEEHQVEAKAGVSILDAGLDAGLDIPYSCQNGVCTACKGKCVSGKVEMGDSVALSQSEKNEGYVLTCISHAVSKDVKIDYS; from the coding sequence ATGAACAAGTACACCCTTAAAGTAAAAGATGTTGTTAAAGAGACATCAGATGCTGTTACCATAAAATTAAAGCAACCATTATTCAAAAAAGTTCAGTTTTCAGCTGGACAGTTTATTTCGGTATATAACGATATTGATAGTAAGAAGACGATACGTTCTTACTCTGTATCATCAGCACCTCACTTAGATGCAACTTTGGATATCACCATTAAAAGAGTAGAAGGAGGTTTAGTATCCAATTATTTAAATGATACAGTAAAGGCAGGAGATAGTCTGGAAATCAGTGATGCAATGGGAACGTTCGTTTTGGAAGCTGATAATTCCAAAACTAGAAATATTTTTCTTTGGGCGGCAGGGTCAGGTATATCACCTTTGTTCTCCATGTTGAAAAGTATTCTATTCTTTGAGAAAAATTCTAATGTGTATCTTATTTATGGAAATAGAAATGAGGACAGCATCATTTTTAATGAACATTTGAATGAATTGAAATCAAAGTTTGAGGGACGACTGGAGATCATTCATGTATTGAGTCAGCCTTCTGCTGAATGGGGTGGATTTAAAGGAAGAATTGATGATGTAATGGCGGTAAATGTATTGAACCGTTTAACATTAGATAATTCGGAACATTTCCTTTGTGGTCCTGAAGGAATGATGACAAGTGTGGAAAGTGCTTTGAAAAGATTTAAAGTGCCAGCATCTAAAGTATATAAAGAAAGTTTTGTTCCTGTAGACAACGCAGAATCGGTAAATGTCGATCTAGGTGATGAAATGATTACGTTAGTTGTTGATGGAGAAGAACATCAAGTCGAAGCTAAAGCAGGAGTAAGCATTTTAGATGCAGGTTTGGATGCAGGACTAGATATACCTTATTCTTGTCAGAATGGTGTATGTACTGCATGTAAAGGCAAGTGTGTATCTGGAAAAGTAGAAATGGGAGACTCCGTAGCACTGTCTCAATCAGAGAAAAATGAAGGCTATGTCTTAACATGTATTAGCCATGCGGTATCTAAAGATGTTAAAATTGATTATAGTTAA
- a CDS encoding bifunctional alpha,alpha-trehalose-phosphate synthase (UDP-forming)/trehalose-phosphatase, translated as MSKKTIIVSNRLPVTVSRNADKGITFKPSSGGLATGLSTTYKQGGNLWIGWPGTSDHDQAEKDHITSELKKDNMAPVFLTSEDVNKFYEGYSNKTLWPLFHYFTEYATYEMDLWESYIHVNELFRDAILEVAEPEDKIWVHDYQLLLLPGMLREALPNATIGFFQHIPFPSYEIFRLLPWRQETLEGVLGADLIGFHTYDDMRHFLSSVNRIVGYDSSLGHIKVKNRLVSVDAFPMGIDYDKFESAADSEKTKQKVIAYGDLLSKNKSILSIDRLDYSKGIKHRLIAFDKFLSKYPEYQGQVSLILLVVPSRDKVDQYQHLKEEIDTLVGKVNGKYSRMNWSPIHYFYRSFSFEGLSALYKASSVALVTPLRDGMNLVCKEFVASKTDQQGVLILSEMAGAAKELSEAILINPNDENQIVEALYTSLTMPEEEQRSRMKEMQKKVRRYNVHRWVEIFMNQLDNIIERQTAMNMRLLSEKSRAKMLQKYTDGQKRIIFLDYDGTLKGFAADPQSVSPDQELRDIMFNLTADPKNRVVIISGRDKETLETWFTDFKVDIIAEHGIWLRSGDEPFQMIDNLNSDWKGKINGILDRYVDRTPGSFVEEKAYSVAWHYRKADADFGDLRARELVGNLNYLISNMNLQVMHGNKVVEVKNQDVNKGKAALKFLSEDKYDIVLAIGDDVTDEDTFRAMPKKAYTIKVGMSASEARYNLKTVADVRELLTEFTKIK; from the coding sequence ATGTCGAAAAAAACAATCATTGTCTCTAACAGACTTCCAGTTACGGTAAGCAGAAATGCAGACAAAGGAATTACATTCAAACCAAGTTCGGGAGGGTTAGCCACAGGCTTAAGTACTACTTATAAGCAAGGTGGAAATTTATGGATCGGCTGGCCTGGCACCTCAGATCACGACCAGGCAGAAAAAGACCATATTACAAGTGAACTTAAAAAAGACAATATGGCCCCAGTCTTCCTTACTAGCGAAGACGTTAATAAATTCTATGAAGGTTACTCTAACAAGACACTTTGGCCATTATTCCATTACTTTACAGAGTATGCGACCTATGAAATGGACCTTTGGGAGTCTTATATTCATGTAAACGAATTATTTAGAGATGCTATTTTGGAAGTAGCAGAGCCAGAAGATAAAATTTGGGTACACGATTACCAACTTCTTTTATTACCGGGCATGTTAAGAGAAGCACTTCCAAATGCAACCATCGGTTTCTTCCAACATATCCCATTCCCTTCTTATGAGATCTTCCGTTTACTTCCTTGGAGACAAGAAACGTTAGAAGGTGTATTAGGCGCTGACCTTATCGGTTTCCATACTTACGACGACATGCGACACTTTTTAAGTTCTGTCAATAGAATCGTGGGTTACGATAGCTCTTTAGGTCACATTAAAGTGAAAAATAGATTGGTTTCTGTTGATGCTTTCCCTATGGGTATCGATTACGACAAATTCGAGTCAGCAGCCGATTCTGAAAAAACGAAACAAAAAGTAATAGCTTATGGCGATTTACTAAGTAAAAATAAATCGATTTTATCAATTGACCGACTGGATTACAGTAAAGGTATTAAGCATCGTTTGATCGCATTTGATAAATTTTTATCCAAATATCCGGAATACCAAGGTCAGGTTTCTTTGATTTTGCTTGTGGTTCCATCAAGAGATAAGGTGGACCAATATCAGCATCTAAAAGAAGAAATTGATACACTCGTAGGTAAAGTAAACGGTAAATACAGTCGTATGAATTGGTCTCCGATTCATTACTTCTACCGTTCATTCAGCTTCGAAGGATTATCTGCTTTATACAAAGCCTCTTCAGTAGCCTTAGTAACACCTCTAAGAGACGGCATGAACCTAGTTTGTAAGGAATTCGTGGCAAGTAAGACAGACCAACAAGGTGTGCTTATTCTAAGTGAGATGGCAGGTGCTGCAAAAGAGCTTTCAGAAGCTATCCTGATTAACCCTAATGATGAAAATCAGATTGTAGAAGCACTTTATACTTCTTTGACAATGCCTGAAGAAGAGCAAAGAAGTAGAATGAAAGAAATGCAAAAGAAAGTAAGAAGATACAATGTACATCGTTGGGTAGAAATATTTATGAATCAACTTGATAATATAATAGAAAGACAAACCGCAATGAATATGCGTTTACTATCAGAAAAGTCAAGAGCTAAAATGCTCCAAAAATATACAGATGGACAAAAGCGTATTATTTTCTTAGACTACGATGGAACACTTAAAGGATTTGCTGCAGATCCTCAATCTGTTTCTCCTGATCAAGAATTAAGAGACATCATGTTTAATCTTACTGCTGATCCTAAAAACAGAGTGGTTATAATCAGTGGTCGTGATAAAGAAACATTAGAAACTTGGTTTACCGACTTTAAGGTAGATATCATTGCAGAACACGGTATTTGGTTAAGAAGCGGTGACGAACCATTCCAAATGATCGACAACTTAAATTCTGATTGGAAAGGCAAGATCAATGGAATTCTTGATCGTTATGTAGACCGTACTCCTGGATCGTTTGTAGAAGAAAAAGCTTATTCTGTGGCTTGGCATTACCGTAAAGCAGATGCTGACTTTGGAGATTTAAGAGCGAGAGAGTTAGTAGGTAACTTAAACTACTTGATTTCGAACATGAACCTGCAAGTAATGCACGGTAATAAAGTAGTAGAGGTGAAAAACCAAGATGTTAACAAAGGAAAGGCAGCACTTAAATTCTTATCTGAAGATAAATATGACATTGTACTTGCCATAGGTGATGATGTGACTGATGAAGACACTTTCCGTGCGATGCCTAAAAAAGCATACACTATTAAAGTTGGTATGAGTGCTTCTGAGGCGAGATACAACTTGAAAACAGTTGCTGATGTTAGGGAGTTGTTGACCGAGTTTACTAAAATTAAGTAG
- a CDS encoding FecR family protein, producing MSEEEEKDFIDKALHDLNHPKNKKFEKELSPLHKAMDEVDNMKIPDAKKSKKESWKDIKGKIRTEAPQQEKRGVIEVFFNPQQIRKVAAVAAVFVGIYALWFFMNGIQTISPSDGTLEYTFPDGSVAYLKKGSTIDYLKHRFDGNIYLNGHAQFHIKPAAEGGVSYEVKTDRSVIFANTGSSFDIRDDNFLYHLTNLGDEHLNVTSPHHLDERNRTIVQNGHSLKSTSKRIGNTFDLGTSHSSWPSGHFVYNEVPLKMVIKDFENQFGVIVEHEIAEIEDMLYTGSFKDEDITKAVASLCESIDMDFILEGEKVILKQIVEEDL from the coding sequence ATGTCTGAAGAAGAAGAAAAAGACTTTATAGATAAAGCACTTCACGATTTAAATCATCCCAAGAATAAAAAATTTGAGAAGGAATTGTCACCCCTTCACAAAGCAATGGATGAAGTAGATAATATGAAGATTCCGGACGCTAAGAAATCAAAAAAAGAGTCTTGGAAGGATATTAAAGGAAAAATTAGAACTGAAGCACCTCAACAAGAAAAAAGAGGTGTGATAGAAGTATTTTTCAATCCGCAACAAATTAGAAAAGTGGCTGCGGTTGCTGCTGTCTTTGTAGGTATTTATGCCTTATGGTTTTTCATGAACGGAATTCAAACTATTTCTCCATCGGATGGAACACTTGAATATACCTTTCCTGATGGATCAGTGGCTTACTTGAAAAAAGGATCAACTATAGATTACCTTAAACACAGGTTTGATGGAAATATCTATCTGAATGGTCATGCACAATTTCATATCAAGCCTGCGGCAGAAGGAGGAGTTTCTTATGAAGTAAAAACAGATCGCTCTGTTATTTTTGCCAATACAGGATCATCGTTTGATATTCGTGATGATAATTTCCTGTATCACTTGACTAATTTAGGTGATGAACATTTGAATGTGACGTCTCCTCATCATCTTGATGAAAGAAATAGAACTATCGTTCAGAACGGACATTCATTAAAATCTACCTCAAAGAGAATTGGTAATACATTTGATTTAGGTACTTCTCATTCTTCTTGGCCTTCTGGACATTTTGTATACAATGAAGTTCCATTAAAAATGGTTATCAAAGACTTTGAGAATCAATTTGGGGTGATTGTCGAACATGAAATCGCTGAGATTGAAGATATGTTGTATACAGGTAGTTTTAAAGATGAAGATATCACAAAAGCAGTCGCTTCTTTATGTGAGAGTATAGATATGGACTTTATACTAGAGGGAGAAAAAGTGATATTGAAACAAATAGTTGAAGAAGATTTATAA
- the rpsJ gene encoding 30S ribosomal protein S10, with translation MTQKIRIKLKSYDHNLVDKSAAKIVEAVKKTDAVVAGPVPLPTKKEKFTVLRSPHVNKKSREQFQLCTYKRLIDIFSSSPKTVDALMKLDLPSGVDVEIKV, from the coding sequence ATGACACAAAAAATCAGAATCAAACTTAAGTCATACGATCACAATTTAGTAGACAAATCTGCTGCTAAGATCGTTGAAGCTGTTAAGAAAACAGACGCAGTTGTTGCAGGTCCAGTGCCATTGCCAACTAAAAAGGAAAAATTCACAGTTCTTCGTTCACCACACGTAAACAAGAAATCACGTGAGCAATTCCAACTTTGTACTTACAAGCGTTTGATCGATATCTTCTCGTCTTCTCCAAAGACAGTAGACGCATTGATGAAACTTGATTTACCATCAGGTGTTGATGTAGAGATCAAAGTCTAA
- the fusA gene encoding elongation factor G — translation MAKKIHLSHQRNIGIMAHIDAGKTTTTERILYYTGKSHKIGEVHDGAATMDWMEQEQERGITITSAATTTTWNYPTEQGKATPASEEYKVNIIDTPGHVDFTVEVARSLRVLDGAVALFCAVSGVEPQSETVWRQADDYKVPRICFINKMDRAGADFLKAVKTIEEKLGATPVPLQLPIGAEEGFRGVVDLITNEAIVWNEADQGFTYEVIDIPADMVDEVAEWRENLIEAVSTHNEELMEKFFEDPDSITAEEVRAAVRKAVMNMEFSPVMCGSAFKNKGVQALLDAVCSYLPSPLDLPDTKGTNPETGEEETRKADASDKFSALAFKIATDPFVGRLCFLRAYSGTLEAGSYVLNMRTGKKERISRLMQMHSNKQNPIPQVEAGDICAGVGFKDIKTGDTLVELGAPIVLEEMVFPEPVIGIAIEPKTKGDVDKLGMAIAKLVEEDPTLTVETDHETGQTILRGMGELHLEIIIDRLKREFNVEINEGAPQVAYREAIKGSTEHRETYKKQTGGKGKFADIQFELGPAEPDEDGVVKPGLQFVDEIKGGVIPKEFIPAVQKGFEAAMGSGALAGYPIDAMRVRLFYGSYHDVDSDALSFELAAKLGFKAASKSCQPIILEPIMDVSVVTPDEYTGAVIGDINKRRGLPKGQEISNGAVVIKADVPLSELFGYVTDLRTITSGRASASLTFSEYKEVPRNVAEDVIADAKK, via the coding sequence GTGGCTAAGAAGATCCATCTTTCGCACCAAAGGAACATCGGTATCATGGCTCACATTGATGCTGGTAAAACAACGACTACAGAGCGTATCCTTTATTACACAGGTAAATCTCACAAAATTGGTGAGGTACACGACGGAGCTGCAACTATGGACTGGATGGAGCAAGAGCAAGAACGTGGTATCACTATTACGTCTGCTGCTACAACCACTACATGGAACTACCCTACTGAACAGGGTAAGGCTACTCCAGCTTCAGAAGAGTACAAAGTAAACATCATTGACACTCCTGGTCACGTTGACTTCACAGTAGAAGTAGCGCGTTCTCTTCGTGTTCTTGATGGTGCTGTAGCACTTTTCTGTGCCGTATCTGGTGTAGAACCTCAATCTGAAACTGTATGGCGTCAAGCTGATGACTACAAGGTACCTCGTATCTGTTTCATCAACAAAATGGACCGTGCTGGTGCAGACTTCTTGAAAGCAGTAAAAACAATTGAAGAGAAATTGGGTGCAACTCCAGTTCCTTTACAATTGCCAATCGGTGCTGAAGAAGGTTTCAGAGGTGTTGTTGACTTGATTACAAACGAAGCAATCGTTTGGAACGAGGCTGACCAAGGATTTACTTACGAAGTAATCGACATCCCTGCTGATATGGTAGACGAAGTTGCTGAGTGGAGAGAAAACCTTATCGAGGCGGTTTCTACTCACAATGAGGAGTTGATGGAGAAATTCTTCGAAGACCCAGATTCAATTACTGCTGAGGAAGTTCGTGCTGCAGTTCGTAAGGCTGTTATGAACATGGAATTCTCTCCAGTAATGTGTGGTTCTGCATTCAAAAATAAAGGTGTTCAAGCACTTCTTGACGCAGTTTGTTCTTACTTACCATCTCCACTTGACTTACCTGATACAAAAGGTACTAACCCTGAAACAGGTGAAGAGGAGACTCGTAAGGCAGATGCTTCAGATAAATTCTCAGCGTTAGCATTTAAGATCGCAACTGACCCATTCGTAGGTCGTCTTTGCTTCTTAAGAGCTTACTCTGGTACTCTTGAAGCTGGTTCGTATGTATTGAACATGCGTACTGGTAAAAAAGAGCGTATCTCTCGTTTGATGCAAATGCACTCGAATAAGCAAAATCCAATCCCTCAAGTTGAGGCAGGTGATATCTGTGCGGGTGTAGGTTTCAAAGACATCAAAACTGGTGATACACTTGTTGAGCTTGGTGCTCCTATCGTACTAGAAGAAATGGTATTCCCTGAGCCGGTAATCGGTATCGCTATTGAGCCTAAAACAAAAGGTGATGTAGATAAATTGGGTATGGCTATCGCTAAACTAGTAGAAGAGGATCCAACGCTTACAGTTGAAACTGACCACGAAACTGGTCAAACTATCTTGAGAGGTATGGGTGAGCTTCACTTGGAGATTATCATCGACCGTCTTAAGAGAGAATTCAACGTTGAAATCAACGAAGGTGCTCCTCAAGTTGCTTACCGTGAGGCGATCAAAGGTTCTACTGAACACAGAGAGACTTACAAGAAGCAAACAGGTGGTAAGGGTAAATTCGCCGATATCCAATTCGAACTTGGTCCAGCTGAGCCAGATGAGGATGGTGTTGTTAAGCCAGGTCTTCAGTTTGTTGACGAAATCAAAGGTGGTGTAATTCCAAAAGAATTTATTCCTGCTGTACAAAAAGGTTTCGAAGCAGCTATGGGCAGCGGTGCTTTAGCAGGTTACCCAATCGACGCAATGCGCGTTCGTTTATTCTACGGTTCTTACCATGATGTCGATTCAGATGCTTTATCATTCGAATTGGCAGCTAAATTAGGTTTCAAAGCGGCTTCAAAATCTTGTCAGCCAATCATCCTTGAGCCTATCATGGACGTATCTGTAGTTACTCCAGACGAATACACTGGTGCGGTTATCGGTGATATCAACAAACGTCGTGGTCTTCCGAAAGGACAAGAGATCTCTAACGGTGCTGTTGTAATCAAAGCTGATGTACCTTTATCAGAGTTATTCGGTTATGTAACTGACCTTCGTACAATTACTTCAGGTCGTGCGTCGGCTTCATTAACTTTCTCTGAGTACAAAGAAGTACCAAGAAACGTTGCTGAGGACGTAATCGCTGATGCTAAGAAGTAA
- the rpsG gene encoding 30S ribosomal protein S7 — translation MRKAKPKKRYVLPDPKFGDTMVTKFVNNLMVDGKKSIAYSIFYDALELVGKKLSKEGETVDALEVFKKGLANVMPTVEVKARRVGGATFQVPVEVRPDRKQSLGMKWMITMSRKRNERTMMERLAAEIIAASRGEGAAVKKKDDTHRMAEANKAFSHFRF, via the coding sequence ATGAGAAAGGCGAAACCTAAAAAGCGCTACGTATTACCAGATCCAAAATTCGGTGATACTATGGTAACAAAGTTCGTTAACAACTTAATGGTTGACGGCAAAAAAAGTATTGCATACAGCATTTTCTACGATGCGTTAGAACTTGTTGGTAAAAAGCTTTCAAAAGAAGGCGAAACTGTTGATGCATTGGAAGTATTCAAAAAAGGACTTGCCAACGTAATGCCAACAGTAGAAGTTAAAGCACGCCGTGTTGGTGGTGCAACTTTCCAAGTGCCAGTTGAAGTACGTCCAGATCGTAAGCAATCTCTAGGTATGAAGTGGATGATCACTATGTCTAGAAAGCGTAACGAGCGTACTATGATGGAGCGTCTTGCTGCTGAAATCATTGCCGCTTCTCGTGGAGAAGGTGCTGCAGTGAAGAAGAAAGACGATACTCACCGTATGGCAGAAGCAAATAAAGCATTTTCACACTTTAGATTCTAA
- the rpsL gene encoding 30S ribosomal protein S12, which produces MPTIQQLVRKGRKKIVLKSKSPALDSCPQRRGVCTRVYTTTPKKPNSAMRKVARVRLTNGKEVNAYIPGEGHNLQEHSIVLIRGGRIKDLPGVRYHIVRGALDTAGVEGRGQRRSKYGTKKPKK; this is translated from the coding sequence ATGCCTACTATTCAACAACTTGTTAGAAAAGGAAGAAAGAAGATTGTTTTAAAATCTAAATCTCCTGCATTAGATTCATGCCCTCAACGTAGAGGAGTATGTACAAGAGTTTACACTACTACGCCTAAGAAGCCTAACTCGGCGATGCGTAAAGTAGCAAGGGTTCGTTTGACTAACGGTAAGGAAGTCAATGCTTATATCCCAGGTGAAGGACACAACTTGCAAGAGCACTCAATCGTTTTGATTCGTGGTGGTCGTATTAAAGATCTTCCTGGTGTGAGATATCACATCGTTCGTGGAGCTCTTGATACAGCTGGTGTTGAAGGACGTGGTCAACGTCGTTCTAAGTACGGTACTAAAAAACCTAAGAAGTAA